The following are encoded together in the Xanthomonas sacchari genome:
- a CDS encoding beta-N-acetylglucosaminidase domain-containing protein, producing MRTERIGRCGLGRHILAFALLAGATAPALAAPPATLPAVYPAPTALRLLGPELPLGPSVVLVQAGKTDPATDALVRAVLREAGVSRIRRAGTLPHDPQAVSVVLGTVDAAPVRDALAAVDLDVPERAEGYALGSMGSMASGGGTRIVLAGRDDAGLYHAAQTFRQLVAHGRVASVAVTDAPAMPVRGTIEGFYGKPWSMDERAAHLAFLARFKANTYIYSPKDDAFARDRWRAPYPAVTLAALGKLAAVANREHINFVYALSPGPSICYSDAADLQAIRRKFAALRARGVRSFYIAFDDIEYTKWNCAGDAAAFGPAGEQAAATAQAQLLNAVQADIAAAGHGALIMVPTEYYNVTESPYKATLRKALDPRVVVQWTGTDVVPASISVSDAKNATKAFGRKTLLWDNYPVNDFAETAGRLLLAPYDRRQAGLSAELSGIVSNPMNQEVASRPAVAGLLAFAWNDRGYDAPRTWRAAARDLAGGDAQVADALLTFFDTQHLAPTFGHLPWQPQAPRLKALIDATRDALADGDPAARSAALTALGHAADELAAAPQRIRAGTTTGAFVAEAAPWLDATALWGRALRLSVDGLNQALAGDPAAEQAFAAAGKLAAQAAAIPSIPGATRFGGPVKVADGVLDTFIADAPGLVERPPAR from the coding sequence ATGCGAACCGAGCGTATTGGCCGTTGCGGCCTTGGCCGCCACATCCTGGCGTTCGCGCTGCTGGCCGGGGCGACCGCGCCCGCGCTGGCGGCGCCGCCGGCGACGCTGCCGGCGGTGTACCCGGCGCCGACTGCGCTGCGTCTGCTCGGGCCGGAATTGCCGCTGGGGCCGTCGGTGGTGCTGGTCCAGGCCGGCAAGACCGACCCGGCTACCGACGCACTGGTGCGTGCGGTGTTGCGCGAGGCCGGCGTTTCCCGCATCCGCCGCGCCGGCACACTGCCGCACGACCCGCAGGCGGTGTCGGTGGTGCTCGGCACCGTCGACGCGGCGCCGGTGCGCGATGCGCTGGCCGCCGTCGACCTGGACGTGCCGGAACGCGCGGAAGGCTATGCGCTGGGCAGCATGGGCAGCATGGCCAGCGGCGGCGGCACGCGGATCGTGCTGGCCGGCCGCGACGACGCCGGCCTGTACCACGCGGCGCAGACCTTCCGGCAATTGGTCGCGCACGGACGCGTCGCCTCGGTGGCGGTGACCGACGCGCCGGCGATGCCGGTCCGCGGCACGATCGAGGGTTTTTACGGCAAGCCCTGGAGCATGGACGAGCGCGCCGCGCACCTGGCGTTCCTGGCGCGGTTCAAGGCCAACACCTACATCTACAGTCCGAAGGACGACGCCTTCGCGCGCGATCGCTGGCGCGCGCCGTACCCGGCGGTCACGCTGGCGGCGCTGGGCAAGCTGGCCGCGGTCGCCAACCGCGAGCACATCAACTTCGTCTACGCGCTCTCGCCGGGGCCGTCGATCTGCTACAGCGACGCGGCCGACCTGCAGGCGATCCGGCGCAAGTTCGCCGCGCTGCGCGCGCGCGGCGTGCGCAGCTTCTACATCGCCTTCGACGACATCGAATACACCAAGTGGAACTGTGCCGGCGATGCCGCCGCGTTCGGCCCGGCCGGCGAGCAGGCCGCGGCCACTGCGCAGGCGCAACTGCTCAACGCGGTGCAGGCGGACATCGCCGCGGCCGGCCACGGCGCGCTGATCATGGTGCCGACCGAGTACTACAACGTCACCGAGTCGCCGTACAAGGCGACGCTGCGCAAGGCGCTGGATCCGCGCGTGGTGGTGCAGTGGACCGGCACCGACGTGGTCCCGGCGTCGATCTCGGTGAGCGATGCGAAGAACGCGACCAAGGCGTTCGGGCGCAAGACCCTGCTGTGGGACAACTATCCGGTCAACGACTTTGCCGAGACCGCTGGGCGCCTGCTGCTGGCGCCGTACGACCGCCGCCAGGCCGGGCTGTCGGCGGAGCTGAGCGGCATCGTGTCCAACCCGATGAACCAGGAAGTGGCCAGCCGGCCGGCGGTGGCCGGGCTGCTGGCCTTCGCCTGGAACGACCGCGGCTACGACGCGCCGCGCACCTGGCGCGCGGCCGCGCGCGACTTGGCCGGCGGCGATGCGCAGGTCGCCGACGCGCTGCTGACCTTCTTCGACACCCAGCACCTGGCGCCGACCTTCGGCCATCTGCCCTGGCAGCCGCAGGCGCCGCGGCTCAAGGCGTTGATCGATGCGACCCGCGATGCGTTGGCCGATGGCGATCCGGCGGCCCGCAGCGCGGCGTTGACTGCACTCGGGCATGCCGCCGACGAGTTGGCCGCGGCACCGCAGCGCATCCGTGCCGGCACCACTACCGGCGCGTTCGTGGCCGAGGCGGCGCCATGGCTGGATGCGACCGCGCTGTGGGGCCGCGCGCTGCGCCTGAGCGTGGACGGGTTGAACCAGGCGCTGGCGGGCGATCCGGCGGCCGAACAGGCCTTCGCCGCGGCCGGGAAACTCGCCGCCCAGGCGGCGGCGATTCCTTCCATTCCCGGTGCGACCCGCTTCGGCGGCCCGGTCAAGGTCGCCGACGGCGTGCTGGATACCTTCATCGCCGATGCGCCCGGCCTGGTGGAACGCCCGCCGGCACGCTAG
- a CDS encoding FAD/NAD(P)-binding protein encodes MRIAIIGAGFCGNVLAAALARQGTASRITLVGMADTFGRGVAYGAARPEHLLNVRAKDLGVDPQDPGGFAAALHLDAAQGMAFLPRLQYGQYLEQHLAAALADSATEVVPLAQEAVALERDPHGFRVFLANGEDFVSDVVVLAIGALPPAALPGVGPRLAVHRRYIGWPWQDGVLDTVPPQARLLLVGTGLTMADVALTLRRRGHRGAITALSRRGLAPQAHLPQPGAPVSLPPSVVQALRGHDLRGLVRSLRQLTTVVEDWRCVVDALRPHLQPFWSGLAPAARARFLRHLRPYWEVARHRLAPAAATALAQMQQQGQLRIRAGRLLRARLGEDAVEAVIRDRADRGARTEQFDVLIRATGLDTDVARTSHPLVAALLEAGLLQADPLGLGVVVDPRLRVRDAGGQPVAGLYCLGPLLRGGLWEITAVPELRTAAQRLAEELATLAQARTADGGASGDAPQRLAF; translated from the coding sequence ATGCGAATCGCGATCATCGGCGCAGGATTCTGCGGCAACGTGCTGGCCGCGGCGCTGGCACGCCAGGGCACCGCCAGCCGCATCACCCTGGTCGGCATGGCCGACACCTTCGGCCGCGGCGTCGCCTACGGCGCGGCGCGGCCGGAGCACCTGCTGAACGTGCGCGCCAAGGACCTGGGCGTGGATCCGCAGGATCCCGGCGGCTTCGCCGCGGCGCTGCACCTGGATGCGGCGCAGGGCATGGCGTTCCTGCCACGGCTGCAGTACGGCCAGTACCTGGAGCAGCACCTGGCGGCCGCCCTGGCCGACTCGGCGACCGAGGTGGTGCCGCTGGCGCAGGAGGCGGTGGCGCTGGAGCGCGATCCGCACGGCTTCCGCGTGTTCCTGGCCAATGGCGAGGATTTCGTCAGCGACGTGGTGGTGCTGGCGATCGGCGCACTGCCGCCGGCGGCGCTGCCGGGCGTGGGCCCGCGCCTGGCGGTGCACCGGCGCTACATCGGCTGGCCATGGCAGGACGGCGTGCTCGACACGGTGCCGCCGCAGGCGCGGCTGCTGCTGGTCGGCACCGGCCTGACCATGGCCGACGTGGCCCTGACCCTGCGCCGGCGCGGCCACCGCGGCGCGATCACCGCCCTGTCGCGGCGCGGCCTGGCGCCGCAGGCGCATCTGCCGCAGCCGGGCGCGCCGGTGAGCCTGCCGCCCAGCGTGGTGCAGGCGCTGCGCGGCCACGACCTGCGTGGCCTGGTGCGCAGCCTGCGGCAACTGACCACGGTGGTGGAGGACTGGCGCTGCGTGGTGGATGCGCTGCGTCCGCACCTGCAGCCGTTCTGGAGCGGCCTGGCGCCGGCGGCGCGCGCGCGTTTCCTGCGCCACCTGCGGCCGTACTGGGAGGTGGCGCGGCACCGCCTGGCGCCGGCCGCGGCCACCGCGCTGGCGCAGATGCAGCAGCAGGGCCAGCTGCGGATCCGCGCCGGGCGCCTGCTGCGCGCGCGCCTGGGCGAGGACGCAGTGGAGGCGGTGATCCGCGACCGCGCCGACCGCGGCGCGCGTACCGAACAGTTCGACGTGCTGATCCGCGCCACTGGGCTGGATACCGACGTCGCCCGCACCAGCCATCCGCTGGTTGCGGCGCTGCTTGAGGCCGGCCTGCTGCAGGCCGATCCGCTGGGCCTGGGGGTGGTGGTCGATCCGCGGCTGCGGGTACGCGACGCCGGCGGCCAGCCGGTCGCCGGTCTGTACTGCCTGGGGCCGCTGCTGCGCGGC